The region TTCTCTTGCTACTTCTAATACATTGTACAAGCCATTCATATTTATGTCCCATGCTTGTTGTGGCTTTTGTTCTCCTACAGCTGAAAGTAGAGCTGCTAAGTGAATGATAGTATTCACCTTATGTTTTTGTACTACTTCTGCCATTTGTTTTGCATTTGTAACTTCAACTATTTCAAATGGACCTGATTCAATTACTTCTTTTTGTTCTTCTTTTTTTCTTCTACTACTTGCAATAACATTATCTGTACCGTATATCTTTCTCAACTCAAGAGTCAGTTCAGATCCAATTTGACCAAGAGCTCCTGTAACTAATATTTTTCTCATTTACGAGCACCTCCAAATTATAGATAGTTACACAATTAACAACTTAATTATATCATACTTTCTCTATTTTAAAATATAATTTATCTTAATATTTAAAACAAACACCTATACCTTTGGGACCTAAATGGCCTCCTATAACTGGCCCTATTTCATCTATTGTTACTATAGCATTCGTACATCTCTCTTCAACAATCTTCTTGAACTCTAGTGCTTCTTCTTCGTTAAATATATGAGAAATGCTTATCCTCTTAGCATAGGAAGGTACTTTGTCTATAATCATATTTAAAGCTTTTTTCTTTCCTCTAACATTTTCTAACAATTGAAGCCTACCATCTTTTAATTCTATTATTGGCTTTATATTTAAAATTGTGCCAATTGCTGATTTTATATTACTTAGTCTCCCACCTCGTCTTAGATATTCTAATGTATCAACAGTAAGATATATCTCCATTTTTTCCTTTTGGGATTCAATAGATTGCACTATTTCTTCCATTTTTAGGCCTTTCTTTGCCATCATTACAGCATCTTCAACCAAAAATTTTAAATTTCCTACTGCTTGTTCTGTATCAATCACAGTTATCCTATCCTTATCAACCATTTCTTTTGCCATGAGAGCGCTATTAAAAGTCCCACTTAATTTTGAAGAAAAGGTTAAAACTAATACTTCGTCATAGTCAGTTAGAGCTTTTTCATATTCTTCAACAAAAGTACCTACTGATGGTTGAGATGTTGTTGGGAAGGATGTTGTTTTGCTTAACGTATCGAAGAATTCATCGAACTGTCCTGGAAAACCTTCCATTTTTGTTTCTCCGCCAAAAGTATAACTAAGCTGAACTACAGATATATCATTATCTTTAGCATATTCTTTAGTAATATAGCTTGTGCTATCAGTAATTATCTTTATTTTGCTCATAACCATACCCCCATATTGTAAATGGAGGATAATCCTCCATTTACTTAACTACTATATTATATATTTTTCCTGGTACATATATTTCTTTAATAATATTTTTTCCTTCAATATGGTTTCTGACTACTTCGTTTTTAAGAATCTTTTCTTTAACATCTTCCTTGCTATCATTAATAGATATCATTTCTTTTGCTCTAACTTTACCATTTACTTGAACTGCTATCTCTACTACATCCTCTACAGTTTTTTCTTCATCCCACTCTGGCCAAGTAGTATCATGTAGCATTCCACCTAATTCTAATCTGTCCCAA is a window of Anaerosalibacter sp. Marseille-P3206 DNA encoding:
- a CDS encoding DegV family protein; protein product: MSKIKIITDSTSYITKEYAKDNDISVVQLSYTFGGETKMEGFPGQFDEFFDTLSKTTSFPTTSQPSVGTFVEEYEKALTDYDEVLVLTFSSKLSGTFNSALMAKEMVDKDRITVIDTEQAVGNLKFLVEDAVMMAKKGLKMEEIVQSIESQKEKMEIYLTVDTLEYLRRGGRLSNIKSAIGTILNIKPIIELKDGRLQLLENVRGKKKALNMIIDKVPSYAKRISISHIFNEEEALEFKKIVEERCTNAIVTIDEIGPVIGGHLGPKGIGVCFKY